In Capra hircus breed San Clemente chromosome 26, ASM170441v1, whole genome shotgun sequence, the following are encoded in one genomic region:
- the LOC102185806 gene encoding olfactory receptor 6B1, translating into MVPPPSSQDPVPCPAHITSASLHSSKALRSGLPAKRAMSNSTETSVTEFILLGFPELCHVQGLLFGSFLTIYMVTILENLVVMATIRASRQLHTPMYFFLANLSVLETLYTSVTIPKLLAGLLASARTISFSGCLTQLFLFLSLGSSECFLLATMAYDRYLAICRPLHYPAIMDSRLCLRLALGAWLGGFLASCVSTALISRLRFCGPNVLNHFFCDISPLLQLSCSDTATIEVLDFVAALAVLTTSLLATVISYTHIVATVLRVPGGAGGQKAFSTCASHLVVVALFYTTTIFMYARPHAISSFDLNKLVSVVYSVVTPLLNPIIYCLRNHDIHEALAKLHRAPGPS; encoded by the coding sequence ATGGTGCCCCCACCCAGCTCTCAGGACCCAGTCCCCTGCCCAGCACACATCACATCTGCCTCTCTCCACTCTTCCAAGGCGCTCAGAAGTGGCCTCCCTGCCAAGAGGGCTATGAGCAATTCCACGGAGACGTCGGTGACAGAGTTCAtcctgctgggcttcccagagCTGTGCCACGTGCAGGGGCTGCTGTTCGGGTCATTCCTCACCATCTACATGGTGACCATCCTGGAGAACCTGGTTGTTATGGCGACCATCAGAGCCAGCCGTCAACTGCACacgcccatgtacttcttcctggcCAACCTGTCAGTGCTGGAGACCCTCTACACCTCAGTCACCATCCCCAAGCTGCTGGCTGGCCTCTTGGCCTCAGCGAGGACGATCTCCTTCTCAGGCTGCCTCACCcaactcttcctcttcctctcccttggCTCGTCTGAGTGCTTCCTCCTGGCCACCATGGCCTATGACCGGTACCTGGCCATCTGTCGCCCCCTGCACTACCCAGCCATCATGGACTCCAGGCTCTGCCTGCGCCTGGCCCTCGGCGCCTGGCTGGGCGGCTTCCTGGCCTCCTGCGTGTCCACGGCTCTCATCTCCCGCCTCAGGTTCTGTGGCCCCAACGTCCTCAACCACTTTTTCTGTGACATCTCACCCCTGCTGCAGCTCTCCTGCTCTGACACCGCCACCATCGAGGTGCTGGACTTCGTGGCGGCCCTCGCTGTGCTCACCACCTCCCTGCTGGCAACCGTGATCTCCTACACCCACATCGTGGCCACGGTGCTGAGGGTCCCAGGAGGGGCTGGCGGCCAgaaggccttctccacctgcgCTTCCCACCTGGTCGTGGTGGCCCTCTTCTACACCACCACCATCTTCATGTACGCCCGGCCTCATGCCATCAGCTCCTTTGACCTCAACAAACTGGTGTCCGTGGTCTACTCCGTTGTGACCCCACTGCTCAACCCCATCATCTACTGCCTCCGGAACCATGACATCCATGAGGCCCTGGCCAAACTCCACCGGGCTCCCGGCCCCTCCTAG